The Cryptococcus tetragattii IND107 chromosome 9, whole genome shotgun sequence nucleotide sequence CAGATTTAACGAATTCAGTGGTTATCCCGAGTTCGGTCATGCCGGCTGGAGGCTTGTACTTGCTGTAATAGTAAGGGTGAAGTTAGTCATGTTGATGAAGCGTTACCGCGAGAAGGAATACACCCACTCAAAACTTCCAGCTGGCGCGATAGACTTTTTCGCagtctcttttcccttATTCCTCCTGGGCTCAACATTCTCCAGATCCTGATCGCTGTCTACACTCTCGCTGTCGGTTCTAGCATCGCTACCGGACTCAGAGTCGCTGCCAGAAGAGGCCGAGTCCACTTGCGATGCAATATCAGGTTTGACTGAAGGTGCGGTCTTTATTTTTGACCTTTTGGCAGAGTCTTTTGAGGTAGAGGCGGAGGCCATTTTGTTATGGAGCGATGAAGGAGCGAAGGACAGGCAAGAGGAAATGTCGGAAATCTGTTCAAAAGTTTGCTTTTATTTCGGGAGTGCGGCGATGTCCGCATGTTGTTGTTTGGTGGAGGCCGAGGGCGAAAGCGCGTCGCGTCagatgggaagaaagaacaaaatGATGTGAAGTCTCATTTCAGCAACGAGTGTTCACCCCGCGCTAAAATGGCCCCATCAAAAGTCAAGGCCAGGGCGGCCATGTTCGAGAAGGGCGTACCGGGCACGATCCCTTGCCAGTCTACGCCCAAGTCTCCCCCGGCGGATCCCGCCCCCACCGTGCCCACCCCGCCGTCAGCCGCCGACCGCACAGAAAGGTTCTCAGACGTGCCCCTCACAGACCCCGCCCCATCAGCTCCTGAGATCCCGGAGACACTAGAGGCATCAGGAGATCCGGTGGCGACTCCACCAGGGAAAGAGCACGGGTCCTTGTTCGCCGCCATCAGCCCCACCCCGCCTAACACGGACACCTCAACCGCCCTCCACGCCCCCGCGCCTACTGCCAGTCCCAATGCCTCTCCTAGTGGAGGCTGGAAGTCCACCATGTCCCACCTTCTCACTCGCTCAGCCTCGTCCACCCCTGAAGACTCTCGCGCGCCTTCCCCTCTCGCCCGcgcctctgcctccactCCGCCCCCTCCTCAGTCCACTCTTTCCCCCGCGCACTCTACggccctcctcctccacagGGTAGACTCTGTGCCCACTAGGGATAGGCGCCTCAGCAAAGATCTATCCGTGTTTGAAAGGGGCCGAGAAGGCTTTGAAAAAGTCAGAAGTGAGATGGACAGCGCCGCCATGGAAATGAGGCGAGAACGGGAGAGCAGACGAACTGAGACCGATATCCGCCCCGTAGACGCTCCCGCCATCGACACCCCTGATACTATCACCGAAACaccagaagatgaggaagtcGACTGGACATTCTGGGGCTCAGTCGTCCAGGGATATGAACAAGTCGCTCTCACTCATCCGAAAGAACTTTCCAAAGCCATCCAGCAAGGCATTCCGCCAGTCATACGCGGTGCTGTATGGCAGCTCAtgtcatcgtcaaagtCCGTCGATCTGGAGGAGGCTTATAAAGCACTGCTGAAATTGAGCTCTCCCCATGAAAAGGCCATCATGAAAGACTTGAACAGGACGTTTCCGAATCACAAGTATttcaaagaaggaggaggtgtagggcaagaaggattATTCATGGTTGTCAAGGCCTACAGCTTGTATGTCATTTGCCTTGTATCCCACCTTGCAATGCTGATTTGTGTGGACAGGTATGACCAGGAAGTGGGGTATACCCAGGGTCTGGCATTCATCGTGGCTGCACTCTTGCTCAATGTACGCTCCGCCTTCTCTCGCCTTATTCACAATGTTTCCAACtgacctctcttcccaagaTGCCAGACGAAGAAGCGTTTTGTGTCCTCGTCCGCCTGATGGACTCTTATAACCTGCGATCCCACTATACAGCCGAAATGCAAGGTCTCCAGCTTCGCTTATTCCAGTTCGATCGGCTGGTAGAAGAGATCTTACCTCTTTTACATACGCATTTCGTGAGAAAGGGTGTGAAGAGCAGTATGTATGCGAGTCAGTGGTTTATGACGTTGTTCAGTTATCGGCAAgttttcctcttcttcttcatcattcttccttcttctcgataAATGATAAATGCGCAGACACGCGCGCTAACAGTCAAAGGGCGTAGGTTTCCTTTGTCCCTTGTTTATCGTGTACTGGATATCGTCTTTGCAGAAGGTATCGAGGCTGTTTTCCGATTCTCGCTCGCGCTTCTCAAGAAATCGGAAGAAAAACTGGTCCAGCTGGATTTCGAACAGATATTACATTTCCTCCAAGCTGATTTGTTTGAAGTGTATCGagcgccgccgccgcctcctcctgtCGAAAACAGTGCCGGtgaggctgctgctggggatgggaaagaggatgggcaagatgtggatgaagaatggatgGCGAATGAGTTTGTTAGGGATGCGTTTAAGATACGAATGTGCGTCGTATTGAATCAcatttttcctcttttttggAGACTAACAAGGTATTAGAACGCCGTTAATGCTCGATGCGTATGCCTCGGAATGGGAGGAACGGTGTCGAGACCAAAATCGACATGCGATAGAACTTGATCAATTGCGAAACGTGAATCGCAATTTGAGCTCTCAAGTGTGAGTTGTTTTTCCCCCTTTCAAACGGCTGGGtgccaaagaaaaaagagctGATGGGAGTCGTGTGTGTGTGAATAGTAAACAGCTAGAAGCTTCTTTAGCGGCCATGTCAGttccatccatcccctCAACCCAAAATCTAAGTAGCTTGACAGCTGATATCCAAGTGGTTGTAGAAATCAAGAACATGTTGAGCTTGTCCGACAATTAGTGATGAGCAaaattgaaaaggaagagatggagaatgaGCTTGTAAGGTATAAAATGCTGCAagtttcctttttttttcctttgaCCATCAATCATCCCATTCCTAACCCCCTTTATCCGCAGCTATGCCGAGTTGGCACATGCTCAACAAGATGCACTTTCCGTCCATTCTCGCCTCTCCAGCTCGTCCACGACGGACACATCAAAATTAACGAAATAGACGAATAATCCACATTAAGAGAAAACGAGCATTGTAACTATCAGCTTTGTTTGATGATTTCCCACCCTCCGCAACGGACTGTTCatatctctttttttttttttccttttcttccccttctttcacatGAAAACAATCTATAACATcaatccatcttcatttttccttttcgcaTCATGTCATTTTCGACAGCATGTCACATATATAGTTTCCTAGCATAGTGGTCATACACATGTATCTTTCTTcacaatctcctctttcacGTCTTCTCGGCAGTCTTTCCTAGCAGGATTCAAATGTATCAATCACTATTATCATACAACAATTACCAAAAAAGATAGAGTACTATGTGGTCTGTTCATTACATATCGTAatcctcatccacatctACCGCCTGCCTCACCGGCGCCGCTTCTGGTGCAGTTCCAGCGGACGGCAGACCATCCACCCCGACTtcctccatatcctcatcctctccatcaccatccacGTCCCCACCAGCCTCTCCATCCGGTCTTCTATCCtcgtcaccatcatcatgctcgtcatcctcactatcaccctcatcctcgtgTTCATCTTCCGTAAGAACGAGTTCTGCGTCCGGGACAATATCGAAATTCACTTCGGCAAGACGTTGGTGTGCCGGCGGTAGACGGATGAGATCGAATGTCTCTGGAAGGgctggaagagggtgggaaTTAAGTTCGTGTGCGAGAGTTGCGAGGTActacatatatatatatagacGTCAGTAGACATGTCAagtggaaaaaaaagtcacAAGACACTAAAAGATGTTGAGTGGAAAAAGAGCAATAACGTACGTCTCTTGGAGGAGCTTCAAAAAACTCGTAAAGCTTTCTCATCTTAATAGCCAGttccacatcctccttctcgatcCTATTCGAACTGGCACCCGTACGAGCTGCGTGGTCTGCTAATGTCTGAGCACTTTGAAGGACGTCGGCTGTATATCCTGTAAACAATCAGAATTAGTATCGGCATCAAAATTAGCTTCAATGCTTGGTTTTCAAGGGATATCTAGTGATACGCACTCCGTGAAAAGTCCAAGAGTTGATGGATGACACGCTCGTCTGCGTCTTCTATCCCTTTTGATGCAAGTATAAGAGAGATCAGTCGGCCATCACGCGGAACTGGATGACCCCATCATTAGCATACTTCCTCATAACCATACAACCAGCACTTACTTGTAGGTACCGTGTGAGACATTTTGGGATAgttgagatgatggatgggatAGACAAAAACAATAGAAAATATATAGCCGTGTCGCTAACGAACGAAAGCTGGTAAAGAGgtagagaggaggaagtcTACACGTCATCACTTACGCGTAATCGCGTTGAGTTacagcagaagcagatgatgatggtgatccAGCCGACATTACCTATCACTTGCTTTCCAACTCTTTTTGCCTCTCTATATGCATTGACAAATCCCACCATGCCCCCCAAACGTTCACTCAAGGGGCCATTCTACGACTCTGGTGACGAAGACACAGACGTAGAGCCCATCGGCAAGccaacatcttcttttggtCGCACGCACAGTCAGCTCTCGGTAGAACTCCCAGTTTTCTCATTTGAAGAACGGTCCAAATACTCCTCATGGCATCCAAAATCTTCGAAGCCTTCTCAAAAGAGCGAAGGTACTTTGGAAATCTTTCAGGTTTCGTCTTCGCCAAGGAATAGGTTTCCTGTAAAGACGTATGGCACGAAAGGTCAAtcgagaagagcaaagCCTCCACCAACGCatgtagaagaagaagaggaggaggatgatgttttCCAGGATATCAACTATAATGAGCTTCTGGGCGGTTTGGAATCTTCAGGACATGAAGGTCCCTCTCCTgcgaagagaagaaggaactcaaaagggaagcaaaagaaggtgGCGAAATTAAGCAGCGAAAGTGAGGATAATACGCCTCATGCACCAATGACAAGGATGCGGACCAGAATGTCTGGCAAGGACGAGAGTACAAAGAAGAATCCCACACGTCGCATACCCTCGTCCGTTTCTACGCTTCGCAGATATCAAGAGACTGACGAGGGACAAGGCGGACCAGCGTCCCGTCTACGCAAACCTATAGAAACCCCCGCAAAACGGACACTTCGCAAATTGCAACAAAAACGAGCCGGTATCCCgatatcttctccatctgaAGACCCCGACTCTGATCCAGGTTTTACTGTTGAAGATTCTAAAGGTTCGGTCGATCCCCCGCCTCTCAGACGCAAACGACGGCGCTCGAGTGGTCACAAAAAGCACAAgggcaaaaaagaagatcatCCCGACCCAGATGAACTATCCTCCCATATGGCGGAAACGTCGGATGAAGATATGGTAGAAGCGATAAAGCTTGACGATCCTGAGCGGTTTAAAGCGACATCGAGACTACGACATGCAAGACTAGAAACTGTTCAGCAGAGGAGGATTAGGAAATTGAGAAATAAGAGACTGGGGATCAAGGATGATTCGTCTGGGTCTGAGGGCGACGAGAACGCttggaaggatgatgatgaggatgatccCATTTATGTGAGCTCTGGagacaatgaagaagatgacgacaatgcccaagaagatgttgcagaagaagacattAGCAATTTCATTGTTGACGATGGCAGTCAATCTTTGGCTGAAGATCTCCTCCCACCCGAGTTCTCACGTAACGCCCTTCAGTCTACTGAATACAAATTCCGAGTGGTTTTTCATtactttctccttcttgcgATGAAAGGTGCTGAACATGTCTTACCTCTTGATAAGAAGACACGGGAATACTTTGGGCCTCCTTTGGCGGACTTGAGAAGACGGATGCAGGATTATCGAAATAATCGGGTTCGAAGCCAAGTGTGGAGCAGAGAGCTAGTTCAAGTACTGGAAAAATATCCTTTATTCCGAGTAGGTCGGTCTCCATTGTTTGTGTGACGTCTCTGATTTTCACCTCAAGACAGAGTATACAGGTGCTGAGATGGGTTGTGACGCGTGCAAGATAAGTGGGAGAGTCGGCACAATCACAGCTACCATCGGAGGGGAACCATACGATAAAGAGACTTTCCAAACCCTTCCAGATacggatgatgaaggaaaggatgaagggtgGAATGCCGTTTCCGTTTACTCGGAAGACAAAGACACTTCGGACGTCGATGCAGATGAGCCTACAACTAAGACAGTACATTCTAAACTAACCATGGGTGTGTTTCGAGCTCAAATCTCTAACGATTTAGGACACGAGACTGACTTCTAACAGGCAAGATTTGTAAAGCCCGAACGCAAGTGTATCATCAGCTTTCTCATTGGGGTAAGTCCACGCTTTCGCCTTTTCCTGTCTAGTCTCCTAACAGCCTATCGCTAGAGTACACGCTGTATCACCGCATCCGACGCTATTATAAGAACCTGCTTAAAGCAGCCGGCGATAGACCTCCTGTCACGTCTGGATCTGAAATCGAACAATCCGAAGAACCCGACCAGGCAAAGAATGGTGCAAGATCCAGACGCAAATCGCAACGGAAAGAGCGAGAAACAGAGAAAAGGTTAGAATCGCCCAGGCAGCAAGGTCTACCAGATGATCTTGAAGAGTTGGATGATGTTATggaatggatggaagaaaaggctaATTACGTGACGGAAGTAAGTAACTTCGGAATGAGGTGATGGCTCTGGGAATAACTAGGGGCTGATAAAGGATTATCAGGAATTTaaatggatggaagagcttgtCGAAAGCGCCGAGCGTCTTGATAGGGAAAAGGCGACGGATTGATAGGTGCATTTTTGATCCCTAATTTTTCCTTTGGAATCATGGTTGTATCATTGTATATTGTATTCGCAGACGTTGTCTTGTATGTACTTTTTTGGCAGCAGCTATAATTTCGACACATGCAGAGAATGTATTCCGCCATGAGACGATGACCTCCGTAAGgaacaaagagaagagtatgGCGGATTTTTGGGCTTGAgcgagaaaaaaaaaagatgaaggaaaagagggttAAAAATGTAGGAGGGCGGTCAATAATAGCTCATCCGTCACTCATGAAAAATCACCGGAACCAAATGTCCATTAAAATGTGATGACGATGGCATTTTCTATGTTTTCGATCTTTTCCGGTTGGCCCTCTCTTGATGAACGCAAAGCCTTAAAGTGTGCATTTCCAGCCAAAACACTATGGCTAGACCTCTCAGATCATTTCACAGGGTACTGGGCCTCAGGGTGGGTGTTAGGCACTACCACTCTCAccacccttcctctcaaACTACCAACGCCTCTTCAGAAATACCAAAAAACGCTAGACTCCGATTTGCGCCGTCTCCCACTGGCCATCTGCATCTCGGTGGTCTACGAACAGCTTTGTTCAATCACATATTAGcgaggaaatggaaaggaaagTGGCTATTGAGGATCGAGGATACAGATAGAGTAAGTATTCGTGACCTGGTAGCGGTTGGGGGGTATGCTCACCATCACTCACATAGTCGAGATATACTGAAGGAGCCGTGGATAGCTTAAGAAGCGCTTTGGAATGGGCAGGACTCGAGTATGATGAGGGCGTGGGCGCTGGAGGATCCTACGGACCTTATACCCAAGTGAGCCATTGTTCGCACTGATTGTTATCTGAATTCGTAGTCTAATTAATATCCAGTCCGAGAGGATCGACATTTACCAACACTACACTAAGGAACTCCTTTCCCGAGACGAGGCTTATGAGTGCTTCTGCTCACCCACTGAGTTGGAGGCTATCAAGTTATCATTAACTCAACAAGGCTTTAAGCACAGCTATGACGGAAGATGTCGGCATTtgacagaggaagaagtggcgAGGCGAAAGCGTGCGGGGCAAAAGTTTGTGGTTCGGTACAAGGTAACTGTCGAAATGCTCGAAAGCCTACGGCTCCGCTAATACATATAATCAGAATGCCCCGGGAGAGCTAGACTTACCTCCTGATATGATCTTTGGTACTCACCAGCCGACAGCTGTGATTGGCCCCGACGACTTCGTCCTGCTTAAATCTGACGGTTGGCCAACTTATCATTTGGCGAGCGTGGTCGATGACCACCTCATGGAGATCACACATGTTCTTCGAGGAGAGGTTTGTAAAAGCCTTATCAAGTTATCCTAGTTTTATTGACGATTGGAATTAGGAATGGCTCCCGTCCATACCAAAGCACCATAAGCTTTACAGAGCATTCGGATGGGCACCCCCTCAATTTGCGCACCTCCCTTTACTGTGTAACCCTGATGGGACAAAGTTGAGTAAGCGACGTGGTGACACCTTTGTCCAGCATTATCAAGTAAGCTCCCTGATGCTTTTTTGATGACTATTTACTGACATGGGAATGCAGAAGCAAGGTTACGAGCCCGAGGCActtctcaacttccttGCTTTAATGGGCTGGGATTATCACGCCGCGAtcacatcttcatctcctgaaACTACCCTCGATCCTCACATCCGGACAGACGGTCACTCTTTGTACGAACTCTTTACCATCCCTCAACTCATCGCCGCGTTTGACCCCAGCCATATCAATCATCGTAAAGCCGCTGTTAATCAGGGCAAGCTGGATTTCTTGAACAAGTTGACTTTGAGGAGAAAAGCTGGACggttgggagaagatggagtgaTGGTTGAAGCGGGGAAGATTAGTACTGgacaagaggaggaagaaagggagaagctGGTGGGAAGGTTCCAGAATTTAttgagggaagagaaagttCTCCAGGGATGGTGCGTGTTGACATTTATGACATATTATCCACAATCTAACGTCGCACTGTAGTGAATTGGTGGAGAATCTCGATTATGTCGGAAAAGTATTCGATGCCGAGCTTGTAAGCAATATGAACTCATCATGACAGTCCGCACGCTCATACGTTGCCCTCACTATAGCCTCGAACCACGCGTCTGCCTGAAATGCCTATGCATTCGATCTTCtatttccttcctcccacttACACGTGCCATGAATCCCAATCTATCCTCAAGGACCTCAATCTTCGACTCTACTGTACGTCATATTTTTACTCTTTTTCACTCATCCAAAAGAAATGCTGATGGAGTCTGTGGGAAATAGGTCAGTACACACATCTCTTTGCCGATGCTCTCCAAACTCGAGCAGAATCAGCAGAATCTGTGGACGAAGCCTTGGTGTGGGATGTCATTCATGAAGTGGTGGATGCTTCAGGTgtgacgaagaagagccaCTTGTTAATACCTATCAGACATGCTTTGACAGAAAGAAAGGTGCGTTCATGGGCGGTTACATTTAATCGCAGAAGCTGATAGCAGATTACAGAAAGGACCCAGTGTTCCCGAGTTGGTCGTTGTTTTGGGTCTTGATGAGACCTTGTCAAGATtacgaagaggagaagagttCGTCAAGGCACAAGATCTTGCCCGTAGGAAAGCCGCGATAGCCGAGTAAAAGCAATCTAGCACATCGTATACATCCCTAATCATCTTTTATCATGAAACGATTCGTGCGCATAAACGTGTCATGTGTCTCATAAAGATTTCGTATAAAcccgaaaaaaaaatgtaCTAAAAAAGACCACTGTAAGGAAAGCCGAAAGATTGAATCCCCCTTACTCGTTCCCTCCAAGCTTCATCAACACTTTCAAACTCTTTGCAAGTCCAAAGCTCGCACTAGCAATCTGCTGCCTCACACTCTTTTCAAATCCCCCTTGCTGACTGGATCCCGGACCCTGCTTGCCCAACTCCTGTGCTTCACTCAACTTGTTCGTATTGTTCACCAAGTCTCTCAATAGTCCATCACCCTCAGCTCTGAGCGAACTCGGCAAGGCGTTGGTCGAAACGGCAACGATTGACGAGGCAATGGCGATGACTTCCGAGAGATGTTCATTGAGCACAGAAGGTGAAGCGTTTGTACGGAtagaagcaagaagattcTGAATCGCGTTAACAAGGGCTGATGATTGACCGTTAAGATACGGTCTGAGATCTTCCCATTCACGTCCATCgtcctctgcttcatccTGTTCCACCTTCACAGCGTTAAACGGAGCCGATCCTAAAGCAGTCATGGGTCCACCACTGCTACTTGCTGTCCCTGTCGACCCAAGACTTTCCCTTTCATTTGACCCGCGCCCGGATTCTTCTTGCACGTCATCCATTGTTCTCAACCCTCTCGGCTCAACATGAGCCGTCAGTGAACGGTCGTTAATAAGTGTTGATTTTCGTTCGAGATCGAAAGAGTCCGACCGAGTGGTAGATGTAGATTGGAAGGAGTTGATCCTCATATTGGTGGGTCGCGAAGTCCCTGCTGGAGCTGTAGCTGGTGAAGGTGCAGAAGCATGGGATGGGTCGGAAATGGCCGAAGAAAACACTTGGGGCATGGGAGCAGACGAAGGAGTTACTGCTCGAGGCAAAACGGACGTAGCTGAAAGGGGGACGTAAGATGCAGGAGGGGCAACACCATTGAGTTTGGCATGCGCTATTTCTGTGGGAGTCGCCGTTCTTGTGCCACCATATCTTAGATCATTGGAAGAATCTGGTCGAGACGGAGCTCGGGCACTGGAAGTCCTTTCCGTTGGTGGTCTACTGGCCATAGTTCCAACCTCCCTTGAGTCGAGTGTCTGTGTTCTGCTCTCAGGTCGATAATTGTTGTCCCAAGCTTCATttgccctttccctttccctgtCTCTATCTCGGTTCACCATATCTCTAATACTCAGTCGACTactgctcctcttcagatCATTCTTATCGCTCCTCTTTATCTTGAGCAGTTTGATAATCTCGATGACGTTGGCGCTGAGATGGCCGGCCGCAGcatcaagaagagagacggGAGAAAGACCAGAAGCCATGGCGTGGTTTCGAGCGGATTGCATGAGACTGTTGAGACGGGTGGTGGATTCGTGTTTGAGGGATTCAAGACGAGATACATCAACGTCGAGGTTGGGATGAGCTTCAAAGGATTTGACATCTTCGCCAATGGAGGTGATGGCTTCGACGATCGCCTTCATGGCGGGAAGGACACCAGATGGGGTTGATGATCTGCCATTCAATGAGCATATAAACCTTGTAGTCCACTTTTAACCCACCTAGCGGCTGATAGAAGCCCATCGATAGAGCTCTGGAAGGCCGAAACGTTGACGTCCATGATATTTCCATCTGGCGAAGCTGGGAGATGATCGTCTGTCACAGGTTTTGAGAACGTCGCAAAGATCGTGGATGTAGCTATTTATTGTCTGTTAGTTCTATCCAGCTGCAAAGCTAACATCCAACTAAACTTACCCTTGAGGCTTCGCAGCTCGGTCCTCACAGCGTCATACCTGCGTCTATATTCTGAGACTCTAGCTTCCATCTCGCTCATACGGGTGGCATCTTGTTCTCTCTCGGTGATGAGCTCGTCGTTCCGTACAGAAAGGGAATTGAGTTCATCCACAAGCGATTGCAACTCTTGCTTCATATGCCCCATTGACTGCTGCACATATATGTGTCAGCTTGATGGCGAAGACATAAGCACTTTCTACTTACTCCGCCTCGGCCGCCTCTTTGTAATTCCTCCAAAGCGGCCTTTTCGTCCTCTAACCGCCCACACTCATTTTCCAGCTGCTCACAACGTTCTCTCCACTGGCTCACCTCCCGGTCGGCTTCCGCATGAGCCTCATCCGCGCGTTGCCGGGCACTTTCCATCTGATCTCTCGCAAGGTCTAACTCGTGTTGAAGAGCTCGAAGAGATGAGGCATGGGTCACAGCCTGCTCCTTGAGCGTTctcacttcatcttcccacTTTATCCTCAAATCCTTTTCCTGCGCCTCCGCCCTTCTTGCTTCATCGCGCTCCTTCTCCGCATTCAACAACTTCCTATCCAGTCCTGATATTCTAAATTCATACTCTGACCtcagtctcttctcccgctCTTCGTCCTGCGAAGACGTGTCATTCAAATTCCTGTAGTCTCTATTTTCTGGTGACCTCATGTCCAGCTGAGTCTTTTCTGTTTGAGATGTACTTCTTGAACGATTCCCACCTAGGGAAAAGTTCGTATTGTGTGACGCCCGGCTATCTCGACCGTTATCCAGATTTTGCTCACCACGAGACGCCATACTTTGCCGCAACACATCCACCGTACTGTCCCTCGCGTACGGTacttcaatctcttcctctctcagcCGACTCTTACTTGGCACAATCACATCATTTGTTGCGGCCATGTGATTGGCCTGTGGCCGTCTTTCAAGGCCGTCGTCCAAGAATTCTTCTTCGGGATCATGTTGCAGTTGCCGTGTCCGATCATTCGATGGGTGTGAACGATGTGTGCTGCCAGACAATTGGCGAGAACCCTGGCGTTGGTGAAGGGAATTGCTGGACTCGTTGCGAGATATTTGACGAGAGCTTTGGCGCTGATGGAGAGAATTGCCGGAGTTGTTGCGAGGCATGTATGCTTGAAGGGGAGTGGGAGAGTCACGACCGTtagcagagaagaaggattgtTGGGATATACTTTGAGAGATGGACGGGCGAGGGCCAGGAGCGGGGGGAGGTTCATCGTACTTGCTAATCTGGACTGCCTGGGCATCTTCGCGGTCAAAGTCGGGGAAACGCCGTCGCAGCTCGTAAAAAACATCACTGGCAAGGTCTTTGAACCTATTATTAGGGAGTGTCGCAAGTTTTTGTCTTGCCTGATTCCTTTTGGGATGGAAGTCTTCGCGCACAGGCAAGAAAGGGGCTGATGTACATCGTAAGTAAATGAATGCTGCCGAGCTCTGGTCAACGCACCTGtttcaccttctcccctctctACGGCTAACCGTCGCATGAGCTCGTCGTACACATCAG carries:
- a CDS encoding glutamate-tRNA ligase, which codes for MARPLRSFHRVLGLRVGVRHYHSHHPSSQTTNASSEIPKNARLRFAPSPTGHLHLGGLRTALFNHILARKWKGKWLLRIEDTDRSRYTEGAVDSLRSALEWAGLEYDEGVGAGGSYGPYTQSERIDIYQHYTKELLSRDEAYECFCSPTELEAIKLSLTQQGFKHSYDGRCRHLTEEEVARRKRAGQKFVVRYKNAPGELDLPPDMIFGTHQPTAVIGPDDFVLLKSDGWPTYHLASVVDDHLMEITHVLRGEEWLPSIPKHHKLYRAFGWAPPQFAHLPLLCNPDGTKLSKRRGDTFVQHYQKQGYEPEALLNFLALMGWDYHAAITSSSPETTLDPHIRTDGHSLYELFTIPQLIAAFDPSHINHRKAAVNQGKLDFLNKLTLRRKAGRLGEDGVMVEAGKISTGQEEEEREKLVGRFQNLLREEKVLQGCELVENLDYVGKVFDAELPRTTRLPEMPMHSIFYFLPPTYTCHESQSILKDLNLRLYCQYTHLFADALQTRAESAESVDEALVWDVIHEVVDASGVTKKSHLLIPIRHALTERKKGPSVPELVVVLGLDETLSRLRRGEEFVKAQDLARRKAAIAE